DNA from Scheffersomyces stipitis CBS 6054 chromosome 1, whole genome shotgun sequence:
AATGGTTTCCCAAGCTACAACCGAAAAGGTCAAGACCTTGATCAAGACCAAGCCAGTCTTCATTGCTTCCAAGGTAAGTAGAAATGTTCGAACCTGAAGATGTGAAATGAAAAGtcaaaagaatgaaaagcaacaagaatgaaaagcaaaaagaatgaaaagaacGAAACTACTTGTGAATTTGATTATCAAATGAAAACCGATAACATGTTATTGTTGACGATACAGAGTAATTGGCTTCAAACTTGATAGCGAACACTCTATCCAAGTATGAGATGCtatttcaagttgattgtTCCCAATTATTGTAATTGTTGACTAATTTCACGAACTTTTCGAAGACATTCCAATTATAAGACATTTACTAACGAAAGCAGAGTTACTGTCCTTACTGTAAGGCCACCAAAGCTACCATTGGTGCTATTACCCAAGAAGCCTACGTCATTGAATTGGACGAAATTGCTGATGGCGcagaaatccaagaagCTTTGTTCGAATTGACTGGCCAAAAGACCGTTCCAAACGTCTTCATTGGTGGAGAACACATTGGTGGTAACTCCGATGTCCAAGTGTTGAAGTCTCAAGACAAGTTGGACGATAAAATCAAGGCTGTCTTGTAATTGCAAAATCCCTTCGTTAGATAACTAATATATGTGAAATAAGTGTTAAAGAATTGTAATTCATGGCCACTGCTGTAAGTTCCGGAAAGATTCGGTAAGCTGATATGATTCTGAGATCTGCAGTTTTAAGTTGTAGGTTCGGCCGTTCTGTATTAGTCTGCACTGTGTATCAAATATCAGAAAACTCGACTTGTATTATACTCTCATAAATAACAATGGAAACAGTCCAGGCAGAACATACGGAAGGTTAAGTTACGCTTAGAACCGACTAATAAATTCAGATTAGATTGTAGCTAcagctcttgaagaaccGGAATTCATCTGAAACCTCAGCTTTCCTTGTTGGCTCTACCAGCTTTCACAGTGATTGTCTAGATCCAAATCTGACGGATAAATCTGACGGATAATAACGAGTGATTGAATTGTGGAGACCCTTGGAGAATGGATACAGAGCAGGTAGACAGTTGTACTTAATAGTGAATGGAACTGATCTGATGTATACCATTCTATGACTTCAGGATTTCGAGAAATATATTCCTCGGTATAAGAATTTCCCTAATTAACAACTTCCAAAATCTGAAAACCGTATAAGTATTTCCCGATGTGGCACATCTTCCTCTAACACCATTATTTCTAGAGATCTCTGGTTGTGGTCAAAGTTACCgattttgcagccaaaaCTGGGCGCGGCTCAGGAGTATATAAGTAACATACATTTCTCTTTCCGCTTATTTCTTATCATCACTCTTTTTCTGAACTTTCGTAAAACAGATCACTTTCTGAAATCCAAAGACATCACCCGGAATCTCTGCTAATaattcttttcttgcaAACAACACCAAAAATGTTCTCTATCGTTTcattgctgttgttggtattgtcAGTTTACTTTTCGTTGGCTAACAGATGTGCTCCATTTCAGTATATTCCAGGAACAGATATCTGGAAAAACACAACTTGCACCTTGAATCCATCATCTAATTGGAATGAGGCTTCACAGTCAGTGAAGTTTGCCTACGACAAcccttctttctttgattgGCTTCAAACCTGCGATAGCCAAGACAAAGGAATCGAGTCCCTTGAACTAGGAGGTACACCCCTAGAAGTTCTACTTCAATTAGTGACTCAAAGATTTGGAAATAACACATTGGCCATTTGCGACaaggaaacagaaaaaGAGTTAGAAGAATGTCCAGAAGACAGTCCAGGGCTTAACCTTTTAATGCCtcaacaattgcaagaacCAAGGGAAGAGCCATAGACTGGATATCAACTAGCGAGGCTCCACTCTCCAAGTTGACCAAATGTATAACAATCAAGGTATGTGGGTTCTCTACATACAACTACGTGATTCAAAAAAGCTATAATTTTCTATGAATGTATTGACCAGCCAAATGTGATAGCCAAGATGAaacttgatttcgttgTAGGGTAATAAGGAAACATAAGTATATAGCTATACATGTATTGCATTTTCATTATACAAAGAAGGGATCACACAGTTGTA
Protein-coding regions in this window:
- a CDS encoding predicted protein, translating into MVSQATTEKVKTLIKTKPVFIASKSYCPYCKATKATIGAITQEAYVIELDEIADGAEIQEALFELTGQKTVPNVFIGGEHIGGNSDVQVLKSQDKLDDKIKAVL